The Neobacillus sp. PS3-34 genome has a window encoding:
- a CDS encoding DNA polymerase beta superfamily protein: MIKEWLSRLEDEYQIDILFACEAGSRAWNIESATSDHDVRFIYRHRDMKNYLALRKAPDVLDWTSPYDATGFDIYKTLDLILKSNPGIYESAFSPAVYMAAEPFTSELKGFIRNEYSPFSLYKHYQSLRTRNLKEVQKKVFNASRQKQLIHAVRAELISSGILLFKEISSPFEMIRAAEIHQPELFEGYQLLASTKRNNQLLSEEQADSIIHLLAASYEYNELGEELSKKQPSLDLMEQWLREILGIL, from the coding sequence ATGATAAAAGAATGGCTGTCCCGTCTAGAAGATGAATATCAAATTGACATTCTGTTTGCCTGTGAGGCGGGCAGCAGGGCATGGAATATAGAATCGGCGACGTCAGACCATGATGTTCGTTTCATATATCGGCATCGTGACATGAAAAACTATCTTGCTCTGAGAAAAGCTCCCGATGTGTTGGACTGGACCTCACCCTATGATGCGACCGGATTTGATATTTATAAAACGTTGGATCTCATTCTAAAATCGAACCCGGGTATCTATGAATCGGCATTTTCTCCAGCAGTATATATGGCGGCTGAGCCTTTTACCAGTGAGTTAAAAGGCTTCATTAGAAATGAATATTCACCCTTTTCATTGTATAAACACTATCAATCATTAAGGACCCGCAATCTGAAAGAAGTCCAAAAAAAGGTCTTTAATGCTAGCAGGCAGAAGCAGCTCATCCATGCTGTCAGAGCCGAGCTAATCAGCAGTGGCATTTTGCTTTTTAAAGAGATATCCTCGCCGTTTGAAATGATTCGAGCTGCGGAAATACACCAACCAGAATTATTCGAAGGATACCAGCTGCTTGCTAGTACTAAACGGAACAATCAGCTATTGTCAGAAGAACAGGCGGATAGTATTATCCATTTATTAGCAGCGTCATACGAATACAATGAACTAGGCGAAGAGCTTTCAAAAAAACAGCCGTCACTCGATTTGATGGAACAATGGCTCAGAGAAATACTTGGAATTTTATAA
- a CDS encoding sulfurtransferase yields the protein MKGIVEKEWLFKNLHNPMVKIIDCRFSLSNPENGRNEYMKNHLPGAVYFDLEKDLSAAPEIHGGRHPLPDMSEFIQKIEVAGIGNSSQIVVYDNGEGSFAARFWWMMKYIGHKDVFVLNGGYRAWAANDFPAEQQIPSFKRTSYKPNFRRELMAEYKEVKELSSSLNPDKILIDSRETKRFSGMEEPIDKKAGRIPGAVNYPWFEGLREGFYKSVDEQRQRFSKIDKSKEVIIYCGSGVTAAPNFLALKEAGFENVKLYVGSFSDWISYDENPIETDKQDI from the coding sequence ATGAAAGGCATTGTTGAAAAAGAATGGCTATTTAAGAATTTGCACAATCCAATGGTAAAGATTATTGATTGCCGGTTTTCTTTAAGTAATCCTGAAAATGGCAGAAATGAATATATGAAAAATCATCTGCCTGGAGCCGTCTATTTCGACCTGGAAAAGGATCTATCTGCTGCTCCGGAAATCCATGGCGGACGCCATCCGCTTCCCGATATGAGCGAATTCATTCAAAAAATTGAAGTGGCAGGAATAGGTAACAGCTCTCAAATTGTTGTCTATGATAATGGGGAGGGCTCCTTTGCTGCAAGATTTTGGTGGATGATGAAGTATATAGGCCATAAAGACGTTTTTGTTTTGAATGGGGGATACAGGGCTTGGGCAGCCAATGATTTCCCTGCCGAACAACAAATTCCCTCCTTTAAAAGAACAAGCTATAAGCCGAATTTCCGCCGGGAATTGATGGCGGAATATAAAGAGGTAAAAGAACTGTCTTCCTCCCTTAATCCTGATAAAATCTTAATTGATTCACGGGAAACGAAAAGATTTTCAGGCATGGAGGAGCCCATTGACAAAAAGGCAGGCAGGATACCTGGTGCGGTCAATTATCCATGGTTTGAGGGGTTAAGAGAAGGCTTCTATAAATCTGTAGATGAACAAAGGCAAAGGTTCTCGAAAATTGATAAATCAAAAGAGGTCATCATTTATTGCGGCTCTGGTGTAACGGCAGCACCGAATTTTCTTGCCCTAAAGGAAGCGGGCTTTGAAAATGTAAAGCTTTATGTCGGCAGCTTCAGTGATTGGATTTCGTACGACGAAAATCCAATTGAAACAGATAAACAGGATATTTAG
- the sspL gene encoding small, acid-soluble spore protein L → MSKKNHLHRGVKAPGVNPQGYGQDAEFAEEPKSKLENAAKKKNTK, encoded by the coding sequence TTGAGCAAAAAGAACCATTTACATCGCGGTGTAAAAGCACCTGGTGTAAATCCTCAAGGATATGGCCAGGATGCTGAGTTTGCAGAGGAACCAAAGAGCAAGCTCGAAAATGCTGCAAAAAAGAAAAATACGAAGTAA
- a CDS encoding DUF6123 family protein: MRTVEQYLHMLQGKGFQLQEDAIGFIYFGKHFTNASDELINAAIELTLKAQRHFDGSFYMSLLETFISNKIETRMDAIQFVKEKELLAI; this comes from the coding sequence GTGCGGACGGTAGAACAGTATCTTCACATGCTGCAGGGAAAAGGCTTTCAGCTTCAAGAGGATGCAATTGGTTTCATTTATTTTGGAAAGCACTTTACAAATGCATCAGACGAATTGATCAATGCAGCAATCGAGCTGACATTAAAAGCACAAAGGCATTTTGATGGAAGCTTTTATATGTCTCTGCTTGAGACCTTTATTTCCAACAAAATAGAGACAAGAATGGATGCCATACAGTTCGTGAAGGAAAAAGAGCTGTTGGCAATATAA
- a CDS encoding reverse transcriptase-like protein has protein sequence MIEVYIDGASAGNPGPSGAGIFIKGHGSADRYSLPLGIMSNHEAEFHAFIKALEICLENGYSVVSFRTDSELVNRAVEKEFAKNKNFAPLLEKALDLTKKFDLFFMKWIPSLENKMADELARLAIRKNKQEEN, from the coding sequence TTGATTGAAGTCTATATAGATGGGGCTAGCGCCGGGAATCCAGGGCCAAGCGGCGCAGGCATTTTCATAAAAGGCCATGGTTCTGCCGACAGATACTCCCTTCCGCTTGGTATCATGTCAAATCATGAAGCTGAATTTCATGCCTTTATAAAAGCACTTGAAATCTGCCTCGAAAATGGCTATTCTGTCGTTTCCTTCCGAACGGATTCCGAACTTGTTAATAGGGCGGTTGAAAAAGAGTTCGCAAAAAACAAGAATTTTGCCCCGCTACTCGAAAAAGCTCTTGATCTTACAAAAAAGTTTGATTTATTTTTCATGAAATGGATTCCAAGCCTGGAAAACAAAATGGCAGATGAACTTGCAAGGCTGGCCATCCGGAAAAATAAACAGGAGGAGAATTGA
- a CDS encoding reverse transcriptase-like protein, whose amino-acid sequence MKYKLEWNYKVKGLDKILFTSDMIDGESAVRAAEELEKTGKAADLYFYDELGTSWSLKEMKKLLMEIEEEPHDLVVYFDGGFQKESNRAGLGAVIFFRQGKKKFRIRANQVVNEMDTNNEAEYAAFYFAVTLLEEMGVQHLPCEFQGDSQVVLKQLEGEWPCYEDVLNRWLDRIEAKLKQMGIEPKYKAISRNENKEADKLASQALEGKEIYSRTQLL is encoded by the coding sequence ATGAAATATAAGCTGGAATGGAATTATAAAGTAAAAGGACTCGATAAAATCTTATTTACTTCTGACATGATTGACGGCGAATCAGCTGTCAGGGCCGCAGAAGAGCTTGAAAAGACCGGGAAAGCAGCAGATTTGTATTTTTATGATGAGCTCGGCACTTCATGGAGCCTTAAGGAAATGAAAAAATTATTAATGGAAATTGAAGAAGAGCCGCACGACCTTGTTGTCTACTTTGATGGCGGATTTCAGAAAGAATCGAATCGTGCTGGCCTGGGAGCGGTTATTTTTTTTAGGCAGGGGAAGAAGAAATTCAGAATCCGGGCTAATCAAGTCGTAAATGAAATGGATACGAACAATGAAGCAGAATACGCCGCTTTTTATTTTGCGGTGACCTTACTTGAAGAAATGGGAGTACAACATCTTCCGTGTGAATTTCAGGGAGATTCTCAGGTAGTGCTAAAGCAGCTAGAAGGGGAATGGCCATGCTATGAGGATGTATTAAATCGATGGTTGGACAGGATTGAAGCAAAGCTTAAGCAGATGGGAATAGAGCCCAAATATAAGGCTATCTCAAGAAATGAAAATAAAGAAGCCGATAAGCTGGCTAGCCAGGCATTAGAAGGAAAGGAAATATACAGCCGGACGCAGCTGCTGTAA
- a CDS encoding zinc-finger domain-containing protein — protein sequence MKEAERKELLANMEYVMGYYCEGCFLHKQIKKEGGRRRAHRFCINECTVGDKLKEFGGKLS from the coding sequence GTGAAGGAAGCTGAAAGAAAAGAACTGCTTGCAAATATGGAATATGTAATGGGGTATTACTGCGAAGGCTGCTTCCTGCACAAGCAAATTAAAAAAGAAGGCGGACGAAGGAGAGCACATCGATTTTGTATTAATGAGTGTACGGTAGGGGATAAATTGAAGGAATTTGGCGGAAAACTGTCCTAA
- the cspD gene encoding cold-shock protein CspD, with protein sequence MQNGKVKWFNNEKGFGFIEVEGGEDVFVHFSAIQGEGFKSLEEGQEVSFEIVEGNRGPQAANVVKL encoded by the coding sequence ATGCAAAACGGTAAAGTAAAATGGTTCAACAATGAAAAAGGTTTCGGATTTATCGAAGTTGAAGGCGGCGAAGATGTATTTGTACACTTCTCAGCTATCCAAGGCGAAGGTTTCAAGTCTTTAGAAGAAGGCCAGGAAGTTTCTTTCGAAATCGTTGAAGGAAACCGTGGACCTCAAGCTGCTAATGTAGTGAAACTATAA